The Mytilus edulis chromosome 12, xbMytEdul2.2, whole genome shotgun sequence genome contains a region encoding:
- the LOC139498276 gene encoding meprin A subunit alpha-like — translation MISLRLAASLVVLLQCVFCAPQGRSGDSVELWPFGRIPITFTNSVNGFTRERVLASIQEIQFDTYSGGRECITYIPRKNEADYVEFSTESQDSFGRVAKPGRIGGRQVVKVTDSMAKADIMQLLMYTMGSYNAFRRPDRDNFVQVNYDNIPTAFQTFFAKVNDTTFFKSPFDYNSVTFFYPFAYAKDPSRPTMQAKYEGEVFPWSVSLSDFDIENVRAGYGCGRVGDVIHRQNLLAGAVKCSFENDICKWSQDSLNDFDFVRNNGPTKSNGTGPAFDYSNGIGYYALAEAHGHHNQKARLVSPQLAAGTYCLRFYYYMSGKDVNRATVNIRVGSVTKEFKALEGEQANQWNVFNDEFTVGQNFQVVLEAAMGQSDLGDIALDDVYYYRGRCIV, via the exons ATGATTAGTCTCAGGCTTGCCGCTTCTCTTGTAGTTCTTTTACAGTGTGTCTTCTGTGCACCTCAG gGTCGCAGTGGTGACAGTGTAGAGCTCTGGCCATTCGGAAGAATTCCAATCACTTTCACTAACTCTGTCA atgGTTTTACAAGAGAAAGAGTTTTGGCTTCCATCCAAGAAATCCAATTCGACACATACAGCGGCGGACGGGAGTGCATCACATACATCCCCCGTAAAAATGAAGCTGACTACGTCGAATTCTCAACAGAATCTCA GGACAGCTTCGGCAGAGTGGCAAAGCCTGGACGTATCGGCGGTAGACAGGTTGTCAAGGTAACAGACAGCATGGCCAAGGCCGATATCATGCAACTCTTGATGTATACCATGGGATCTTACAATGCATTCAGACGCCCAGACAGAGATAACTTTGTACAGGTCAACTATGACAACATCCCAACTG cctTCCAGACATTCTTTGCCAAAGTTAACGATACAACATTCTTCAAATCCCCATTCGATTACAACTCAGTTACATTTTTCTACCCATTTGCCTACGCTAAGGACCCATCCAGACCAACCATGCAAGCCAAATACGAGGGAGAAGTTTTCCCATGGTCTGTTTCCCTCAGTGATTTCGATATCGAAAATGTCAGAGCCGGATACGGATGCGGAAGAg TTGGAGATGTGATCCACAGACAGAATCTCTTGGCag gaGCCGTCAAATGTTCTTTTGAAAACGATATATGCAAATGGAGTCAAGATTCTTTGAATGACTTTGACTTTGTCCGAAACAATGGACCAACAAAATCAAATGGAACAGGACCAGCATTCGATTACAGCAACGGAATTG GTTATTATGCATTAGCAGAAGCACATGGTCACCACAACCAAAAAGCAAGATTAGTCAGCCCACAATTAGCAGCTGGAACTTATTGTCTTAGATTCTATTATTACATGTCTGGAAAAGACGTGAATAGAGCCACTGTAAATATCAGAGTTGGATCTGTCACAAAAGAATTTAAAGCCCTCGAGGGTGAACAAGCCAACCAATGGAATGTATTTAATGATGAATTTACAGTAGGACAAAATTTCCAG GTTGTATTAGAAGCAGCTATGGGACAATCCGATTTAGGAGATATTGCCCTAGATGATGTTTATTATTACAGAGGAAGATGTATTGTTTAA